Proteins encoded within one genomic window of Macaca fascicularis isolate 582-1 chromosome 16, T2T-MFA8v1.1:
- the TMEM94 gene encoding transmembrane protein 94 isoform X36, with amino-acid sequence MALSRPVTALDNERFTVQSVMLHYAVPVVLAGFLITNALRFIFSAPGVTSWQYTLLQLQVNGVLPILPLLFPVLWVLATACGEARVLAQMSKASPSSLLAKFSEDTLSSYTEAVSSQEMLRCIWGHFLRVLRGTSPTLSHSSSLLHSLGSVTVLCCVDKQGILSWPNPSPETVLFFSGKVEPPHSSHEDLTDGLSTRSFCHPEPHERDALLAGSLNNALHLSSEQERGDWPGEAPKPPEPYSHHRAHGRSKHPSGSNVSFSRDTEGGEEEPSKTQPGMESDPYEAEDFVCDYHLEMLSLSQDQQNPSCIQFDDSNWQLHLTSLKPLGLNVLLNLCNASVTERLCRFSDHLCNIALQESHSAVLPVHVPWGLCELARLIGFTPGAKELFKQENHLALYRLPSAETMKETSLGRLSCVTKRRPPLSHMISLFIKDTTTSTEQMLSHGTADVVLEACTDFWDGADIYPLSGSDRKKVLDFYQRACLSGYCSAFAYKPMNCALSSQLNGKCIELVQVPGQSSIFTMCELPSTIPIKQSARRSSWSSDGIGEVLEKEDCMQALSGQIFMGMVSSQYQARLDIVRLIDGLVNACIRFVYFSLEDELKSKVFAEKMGLETGWNCHISLTPNGDMPGSEIPPSSPSHAGSLHDDLNQVSRDDAEGLLLMEEEGHSDLISFQPTDSDIPSFLEDSNRAKLPRGIHQVRPHLQNIDNVPLLVPLFTDCTPETMCEMIKIMQEYGEVTCCLGSSANLRNSCLFLQSDISIALDPLYPSRCSWETFGYATSTSMAQASDGLSPLQLSGQLNSLPCSLTFRQEETISIIRLIEQARHATYGIRKCFLFLLQCQLTLVVIQFLSCLVQLPPLLSTTDILWLSCFCYPLLSISLLGKPPHSSIMSMATGKNLQSIPKKTQHYFLLCFLLKFSLTISSCLICFGFTLQSFCDSSRARNLTNCSSIMLPSNDDRAPAWFEDFANGLLSAQKLTAALIVLHTVFISITHVHRTKPLWRKSPLTNLWWAVTVPVVLLGQVVQTAVDLQLWTHRDSHVHFGLEDVPLLTWLLGCLSLVLVVVTNEIVKLHEIRVRVRYQKRQKLQFETKLGMNSPF; translated from the exons ATGGCCCTGTCCCGACCAGTCACCGCCCTGGACAATGAGCGGTTCACAGTGCAGTCGGTGATGCTACACTATgctgtgcctgtggtcctg GCCGGCTTCCTCATCACCAATGCCCTGCGCTTCATCTTCAGTGCCCCGGGGGTCACTTCCTGGCAGTACACCCTCCTGCAGCTCCAG GTGAATGGCGTCCTGCCCATCCTCCCCCTGCTCTTTCCAGTCCTCTGGGTTCTGGCAACCGCTTGTGGAGAGGCCCGTGTCCTGGCCCAGATGAGcaaggcctcacccagctccctg CTGGCTAAGTTCTCAGAGGACACTCTCAGCAGCTATACGGAGGCTGTCTCCTCTCAG GAAATGCTGCGCTGCATTTGGGGCCACTTCCTGAGGGTGCTCCGGGGGACGTCGCCAACGCTGAGCCACAGTTCCAGCCTGCTGCACAGCCTGGGCTCCGTCACG GTCCTATGCTGTGTGGACAAACAGGGGATCCTGTCTTGGCCAAATCCCAGCCCAGAGACTGTACTGTTCTTCAGCGGGAAGGTGGAGCCCCCTCACAGCAGCCATGAGGACCTCACCGATGGCCTATCCACCCGCTCCTTCTGCCATCCTGAG CCCCATGAGCGAGACGCCCTCCTGGCTGGCTCCCTGAACAACGCTCTGCACCTTTCCAGCGAGCAGGAGCGTGGCGACTGGCCTGGCGAGGCTCCCAAGCCCCCCGAGCCCTACTCACACCACAGAGCGCACGGCCGCAGCAAACACCCATCTGGCTCCAACGTGAGCTTCAGCAGGGACACCGAGGGTGGCGAAGAAGAGCCCAGCAAG ACCCAGCCCGGGATGGAGAGCGACCCCTACGAAGCAGAGGACTTTGTGTGTGACTACCACCTGGAGATGCTGAGCCTGTCCCAGGACCAGCAGAACCCCTCCTGCATCCAGTTTGATGACTCCAACTGGCAGCTGCACCTCACCTCCCTCAAACCCCTGGGCCTCAACGTGCTGCTGAATCTGTGTAATGCCAGCGTCACCGAGCGCCTGTGCCGATTCTCCGACCACCTGTGCAACATCGCCCTGCAAGAGAGCCACAGTGCCGTGCTGCCCGTGCATGTGCCCTGGGGCCTCTGCGAGCTTGCCCGCCTCATTG GCTTCACTCCTGGGGCCAAGGAGCTCTTCAAGCAGGAGAACCACCTGGCGCTGTACCGCCTCCCCAGTGCTGAGACAATGAAGGAGACATCCCTGGGGCGGCTCTCCTGTGTCACCAAGCGGCGGCCTCCCCTCAGCCACATGATCAGCCTCTTCATTAAAGACACCACCACCA GCACAGAGCAGATGCTGTCCCATGGCACCGCTGATGTGGTCTTAGAAGCCTGCACAGACTTCTGGGACGGAGCTGACATCTACCCTCTCTCGGGATCTGACAG AAAGAAAGTGCTGGACTTCTACCAGCGAGCCTGCCTGTCTGGGTATTGCTCTGCCTTCGCCTACAAGCCCATGAACTGCGCCCTGTCCTCTCAGCTCAATGGCAAGTGCATCGAGCTGGTACAGGTGCCTGGCCAAAGCAGCATCTTCACCATGTGCGAGCTGCCCAGCACCATCCCCATCAAGCAGAGCGCCCGCCGCAGCAGCTGGAGCTCTGACG GGATCGGGGAGGTGCTGGAGAAGGAAGACTGCATGCAGGCCCTGAGCGGCCAGATCTTCATGGGCATGGTGTCCTCCCAGTACCAGGCCCGGCTGGACATCGTACGCCTCATCGACGGGCTCGTCAACGCCTGCATCCGCTTTGTCTACTTCTCTTTGGAGGATGAGCTCAAAAGCAAG GTATTTGCAGAAAAAATGGGCCTGGAGACAGGCTGGAACTGCCACATCTCCCTCACGCCCAATGGTGACATGCCTGGCTCCGAGATCCccccctccagccccagccatgCAGGCTCCCTACACGATGACCTGAATCAGG TGTCCCGAGACGATGCAGAAGGGCTCCTCCTCATGGAGGAGGAGGGCCACTCCGACCTCATCAGCTTCCAGCCTACGGACAGCGACATCCCCAGCTTCCTGGAGGACTCCAACCGG GCTAAGCTGCCCCGGGGTATCCACCAAGTGCGGCCCCACCTGCAGAACATTGACAACGTGCCCCTGCTAGTGCCCCTCTTCACCGACTGTACCCCGGAGA CCATGTGTGAGATGATAAAGATCATGCAAGAGTACGGGGAGGTGACCTGCTGCCTGGGCAGCTCTGCCAACCTGCGGAACAGCTGCCTCTTCCTCCAGAGTGACATCAG CATTGCCCTGGATCCCCTGTACCCATCCCGTTGCTCCTGGGAGACCTTTGGCTACGCCACTAGCACCAGCATGGCCCAGGCCTCGGATGGCCTTTCTCCCCTGCAGCTGTCAGGGCAGCTCAACAGCCTGCCCTGCTCCCTGACCTTTCGCCAGGAGGAGACCATCAGCATCATCCGGCTTATCGAACAG GCTCGGCACGCCACCTATGGCATCCGTAAGTGCTTCCTCTTCCTGCTGCAGTGCCAGCTGACTCTCGTGGTCATCCAG TTCCTTTCTTGCCTGGTCCAGCTGCCGCCACTCCTGAGTACCACTGACATCCTGTGGCTGTCCTGCTTTTGCTACCCTCTGCTCAG CATCTCTCTGCTGGGGAAGCCCCCCCATAGCTCCATCATGTCTATGGCAACAGGAAAAAACCTCCAGTCCATTCCCAAGAAG ACCCAGCACTACTTCCTGCTCTGCTTCCTGCTCAAGTTCAGCCTCACCATCAGCTCGTGCCTCATCTGCTTTGGCTTCACACTGCAGAGCTTCTGTGATAGCTCCCGGGCCCGCAACCTCACCAACTGCTCCTCCATCATGCTGCCCAG CAACGACGACAGGGCTCCAGCCTGGTTTGAGGACTTTGCCAACGGACTGCTGTCGGCTCAGAAGCTCACGGCCGCCCTGATTGTTCTGCACACTG TCTTCATTTCCATCACCCATGTGCATCGCACCAAGCCCCTGTGGAGAAAGAGCCCCTTGACCAACCTCTGGTGGGCCGTGACAGTGCCTGTGGT GCTGCTGGGTCAGGTGGTCCAGACGGCCGTGGACCTGCAGCTCTGGACGCACAGGGACAGCCATGTCCACTTTGGCCTGGAGGACGTGCCCTTGCTGACATGGCTCCTGGGCTGCCTGTCCCTGGTCCTTGTGGTGGTGACCAATGAGATCGTGAAGCTACATGAGATTCG GGTCCGAGTCCGCTACCAGAAGCGACAGAAGCTGCAGTTTGAAACTAAGCTAGGCATGAACTCTCCCTTCTGA
- the TMEM94 gene encoding transmembrane protein 94 isoform X32 — MALSRPVTALDNERFTVQSVMLHYAVPVVLAGFLITNALRFIFSAPGVTSWQYTLLQLQVNGVLPILPLLFPVLWVLATACGEARVLAQMSKASPSSLLAKFSEDTLSSYTEAVSSQEMLRCIWGHFLRVLRGTSPTLSHSSSLLHSLGSVTVLCCVDKQGILSWPNPSPETVLFFSGKVEPPHSSHEDLTDGLSTRSFCHPEVEEEPHERDALLAGSLNNALHLSSEQERGDWPGEAPKPPEPYSHHRAHGRSKHPSGSNVSFSRDTEGGEEEPSKTQPGMESDPYEAEDFVCDYHLEMLSLSQDQQNPSCIQFDDSNWQLHLTSLKPLGLNVLLNLCNASVTERLCRFSDHLCNIALQESHSAVLPVHVPWGLCELARLIGFTPGAKELFKQENHLALYRLPSAETMKETSLGRLSCVTKRRPPLSHMISLFIKDTTTSTEQMLSHGTADVVLEACTDFWDGADIYPLSGSDRKKVLDFYQRACLSGYCSAFAYKPMNCALSSQLNGKCIELVQVPGQSSIFTMCELPSTIPIKQSARRSSWSSDEGIGEVLEKEDCMQALSGQIFMGMVSSQYQARLDIVRLIDGLVNACIRFVYFSLEDELKSKVFAEKMGLETGWNCHISLTPNGDMPGSEIPPSSPSHAGSLHDDLNQVSRDDAEGLLLMEEEGHSDLISFQPTDSDIPSFLEDSNRAKLPRGIHQVRPHLQNIDNVPLLVPLFTDCTPETMCEMIKIMQEYGEVTCCLGSSANLRNSCLFLQSDISIALDPLYPSRCSWETFGYATSTSMAQASDGLSPLQLSGQLNSLPCSLTFRQEETISIIRLIEQARHATYGIRKCFLFLLQCQLTLVVIQFLSCLVQLPPLLSTTDILWLSCFCYPLLSISLLGKPPHSSIMSMATGKNLQSIPKKTQHYFLLCFLLKFSLTISSCLICFGFTLQSFCDSSRARNLTNCSSIMLPSNDDRAPAWFEDFANGLLSAQKLTAALIVLHTVFISITHVHRTKPLWRKSPLTNLWWAVTVPVVLLGQVVQTAVDLQLWTHRDSHVHFGLEDVPLLTWLLGCLSLVLVVVTNEIVKLHEIRVRVRYQKRQKLQFETKLGMNSPF; from the exons ATGGCCCTGTCCCGACCAGTCACCGCCCTGGACAATGAGCGGTTCACAGTGCAGTCGGTGATGCTACACTATgctgtgcctgtggtcctg GCCGGCTTCCTCATCACCAATGCCCTGCGCTTCATCTTCAGTGCCCCGGGGGTCACTTCCTGGCAGTACACCCTCCTGCAGCTCCAG GTGAATGGCGTCCTGCCCATCCTCCCCCTGCTCTTTCCAGTCCTCTGGGTTCTGGCAACCGCTTGTGGAGAGGCCCGTGTCCTGGCCCAGATGAGcaaggcctcacccagctccctg CTGGCTAAGTTCTCAGAGGACACTCTCAGCAGCTATACGGAGGCTGTCTCCTCTCAG GAAATGCTGCGCTGCATTTGGGGCCACTTCCTGAGGGTGCTCCGGGGGACGTCGCCAACGCTGAGCCACAGTTCCAGCCTGCTGCACAGCCTGGGCTCCGTCACG GTCCTATGCTGTGTGGACAAACAGGGGATCCTGTCTTGGCCAAATCCCAGCCCAGAGACTGTACTGTTCTTCAGCGGGAAGGTGGAGCCCCCTCACAGCAGCCATGAGGACCTCACCGATGGCCTATCCACCCGCTCCTTCTGCCATCCTGAGGTAGAGGAGGAG CCCCATGAGCGAGACGCCCTCCTGGCTGGCTCCCTGAACAACGCTCTGCACCTTTCCAGCGAGCAGGAGCGTGGCGACTGGCCTGGCGAGGCTCCCAAGCCCCCCGAGCCCTACTCACACCACAGAGCGCACGGCCGCAGCAAACACCCATCTGGCTCCAACGTGAGCTTCAGCAGGGACACCGAGGGTGGCGAAGAAGAGCCCAGCAAG ACCCAGCCCGGGATGGAGAGCGACCCCTACGAAGCAGAGGACTTTGTGTGTGACTACCACCTGGAGATGCTGAGCCTGTCCCAGGACCAGCAGAACCCCTCCTGCATCCAGTTTGATGACTCCAACTGGCAGCTGCACCTCACCTCCCTCAAACCCCTGGGCCTCAACGTGCTGCTGAATCTGTGTAATGCCAGCGTCACCGAGCGCCTGTGCCGATTCTCCGACCACCTGTGCAACATCGCCCTGCAAGAGAGCCACAGTGCCGTGCTGCCCGTGCATGTGCCCTGGGGCCTCTGCGAGCTTGCCCGCCTCATTG GCTTCACTCCTGGGGCCAAGGAGCTCTTCAAGCAGGAGAACCACCTGGCGCTGTACCGCCTCCCCAGTGCTGAGACAATGAAGGAGACATCCCTGGGGCGGCTCTCCTGTGTCACCAAGCGGCGGCCTCCCCTCAGCCACATGATCAGCCTCTTCATTAAAGACACCACCACCA GCACAGAGCAGATGCTGTCCCATGGCACCGCTGATGTGGTCTTAGAAGCCTGCACAGACTTCTGGGACGGAGCTGACATCTACCCTCTCTCGGGATCTGACAG AAAGAAAGTGCTGGACTTCTACCAGCGAGCCTGCCTGTCTGGGTATTGCTCTGCCTTCGCCTACAAGCCCATGAACTGCGCCCTGTCCTCTCAGCTCAATGGCAAGTGCATCGAGCTGGTACAGGTGCCTGGCCAAAGCAGCATCTTCACCATGTGCGAGCTGCCCAGCACCATCCCCATCAAGCAGAGCGCCCGCCGCAGCAGCTGGAGCTCTGACG AAGGGATCGGGGAGGTGCTGGAGAAGGAAGACTGCATGCAGGCCCTGAGCGGCCAGATCTTCATGGGCATGGTGTCCTCCCAGTACCAGGCCCGGCTGGACATCGTACGCCTCATCGACGGGCTCGTCAACGCCTGCATCCGCTTTGTCTACTTCTCTTTGGAGGATGAGCTCAAAAGCAAG GTATTTGCAGAAAAAATGGGCCTGGAGACAGGCTGGAACTGCCACATCTCCCTCACGCCCAATGGTGACATGCCTGGCTCCGAGATCCccccctccagccccagccatgCAGGCTCCCTACACGATGACCTGAATCAGG TGTCCCGAGACGATGCAGAAGGGCTCCTCCTCATGGAGGAGGAGGGCCACTCCGACCTCATCAGCTTCCAGCCTACGGACAGCGACATCCCCAGCTTCCTGGAGGACTCCAACCGG GCTAAGCTGCCCCGGGGTATCCACCAAGTGCGGCCCCACCTGCAGAACATTGACAACGTGCCCCTGCTAGTGCCCCTCTTCACCGACTGTACCCCGGAGA CCATGTGTGAGATGATAAAGATCATGCAAGAGTACGGGGAGGTGACCTGCTGCCTGGGCAGCTCTGCCAACCTGCGGAACAGCTGCCTCTTCCTCCAGAGTGACATCAG CATTGCCCTGGATCCCCTGTACCCATCCCGTTGCTCCTGGGAGACCTTTGGCTACGCCACTAGCACCAGCATGGCCCAGGCCTCGGATGGCCTTTCTCCCCTGCAGCTGTCAGGGCAGCTCAACAGCCTGCCCTGCTCCCTGACCTTTCGCCAGGAGGAGACCATCAGCATCATCCGGCTTATCGAACAG GCTCGGCACGCCACCTATGGCATCCGTAAGTGCTTCCTCTTCCTGCTGCAGTGCCAGCTGACTCTCGTGGTCATCCAG TTCCTTTCTTGCCTGGTCCAGCTGCCGCCACTCCTGAGTACCACTGACATCCTGTGGCTGTCCTGCTTTTGCTACCCTCTGCTCAG CATCTCTCTGCTGGGGAAGCCCCCCCATAGCTCCATCATGTCTATGGCAACAGGAAAAAACCTCCAGTCCATTCCCAAGAAG ACCCAGCACTACTTCCTGCTCTGCTTCCTGCTCAAGTTCAGCCTCACCATCAGCTCGTGCCTCATCTGCTTTGGCTTCACACTGCAGAGCTTCTGTGATAGCTCCCGGGCCCGCAACCTCACCAACTGCTCCTCCATCATGCTGCCCAG CAACGACGACAGGGCTCCAGCCTGGTTTGAGGACTTTGCCAACGGACTGCTGTCGGCTCAGAAGCTCACGGCCGCCCTGATTGTTCTGCACACTG TCTTCATTTCCATCACCCATGTGCATCGCACCAAGCCCCTGTGGAGAAAGAGCCCCTTGACCAACCTCTGGTGGGCCGTGACAGTGCCTGTGGT GCTGCTGGGTCAGGTGGTCCAGACGGCCGTGGACCTGCAGCTCTGGACGCACAGGGACAGCCATGTCCACTTTGGCCTGGAGGACGTGCCCTTGCTGACATGGCTCCTGGGCTGCCTGTCCCTGGTCCTTGTGGTGGTGACCAATGAGATCGTGAAGCTACATGAGATTCG GGTCCGAGTCCGCTACCAGAAGCGACAGAAGCTGCAGTTTGAAACTAAGCTAGGCATGAACTCTCCCTTCTGA
- the TMEM94 gene encoding transmembrane protein 94 isoform X35 gives MALSRPVTALDNERFTVQSVMLHYAVPVVLAGFLITNALRFIFSAPGVTSWQYTLLQLQVNGVLPILPLLFPVLWVLATACGEARVLAQMSKASPSSLLAKFSEDTLSSYTEAVSSQEMLRCIWGHFLRVLRGTSPTLSHSSSLLHSLGSVTVLCCVDKQGILSWPNPSPETVLFFSGKVEPPHSSHEDLTDGLSTRSFCHPEPHERDALLAGSLNNALHLSSEQERGDWPGEAPKPPEPYSHHRAHGRSKHPSGSNVSFSRDTEGGEEEPSKTQPGMESDPYEAEDFVCDYHLEMLSLSQDQQNPSCIQFDDSNWQLHLTSLKPLGLNVLLNLCNASVTERLCRFSDHLCNIALQESHSAVLPVHVPWGLCELARLIGFTPGAKELFKQENHLALYRLPSAETMKETSLGRLSCVTKRRPPLSHMISLFIKDTTTSTEQMLSHGTADVVLEACTDFWDGADIYPLSGSDRKKVLDFYQRACLSGYCSAFAYKPMNCALSSQLNGKCIELVQVPGQSSIFTMCELPSTIPIKQSARRSSWSSDEGIGEVLEKEDCMQALSGQIFMGMVSSQYQARLDIVRLIDGLVNACIRFVYFSLEDELKSKVFAEKMGLETGWNCHISLTPNGDMPGSEIPPSSPSHAGSLHDDLNQVSRDDAEGLLLMEEEGHSDLISFQPTDSDIPSFLEDSNRAKLPRGIHQVRPHLQNIDNVPLLVPLFTDCTPETMCEMIKIMQEYGEVTCCLGSSANLRNSCLFLQSDISIALDPLYPSRCSWETFGYATSTSMAQASDGLSPLQLSGQLNSLPCSLTFRQEETISIIRLIEQARHATYGIRKCFLFLLQCQLTLVVIQFLSCLVQLPPLLSTTDILWLSCFCYPLLSISLLGKPPHSSIMSMATGKNLQSIPKKTQHYFLLCFLLKFSLTISSCLICFGFTLQSFCDSSRARNLTNCSSIMLPSNDDRAPAWFEDFANGLLSAQKLTAALIVLHTVFISITHVHRTKPLWRKSPLTNLWWAVTVPVVLLGQVVQTAVDLQLWTHRDSHVHFGLEDVPLLTWLLGCLSLVLVVVTNEIVKLHEIRVRVRYQKRQKLQFETKLGMNSPF, from the exons ATGGCCCTGTCCCGACCAGTCACCGCCCTGGACAATGAGCGGTTCACAGTGCAGTCGGTGATGCTACACTATgctgtgcctgtggtcctg GCCGGCTTCCTCATCACCAATGCCCTGCGCTTCATCTTCAGTGCCCCGGGGGTCACTTCCTGGCAGTACACCCTCCTGCAGCTCCAG GTGAATGGCGTCCTGCCCATCCTCCCCCTGCTCTTTCCAGTCCTCTGGGTTCTGGCAACCGCTTGTGGAGAGGCCCGTGTCCTGGCCCAGATGAGcaaggcctcacccagctccctg CTGGCTAAGTTCTCAGAGGACACTCTCAGCAGCTATACGGAGGCTGTCTCCTCTCAG GAAATGCTGCGCTGCATTTGGGGCCACTTCCTGAGGGTGCTCCGGGGGACGTCGCCAACGCTGAGCCACAGTTCCAGCCTGCTGCACAGCCTGGGCTCCGTCACG GTCCTATGCTGTGTGGACAAACAGGGGATCCTGTCTTGGCCAAATCCCAGCCCAGAGACTGTACTGTTCTTCAGCGGGAAGGTGGAGCCCCCTCACAGCAGCCATGAGGACCTCACCGATGGCCTATCCACCCGCTCCTTCTGCCATCCTGAG CCCCATGAGCGAGACGCCCTCCTGGCTGGCTCCCTGAACAACGCTCTGCACCTTTCCAGCGAGCAGGAGCGTGGCGACTGGCCTGGCGAGGCTCCCAAGCCCCCCGAGCCCTACTCACACCACAGAGCGCACGGCCGCAGCAAACACCCATCTGGCTCCAACGTGAGCTTCAGCAGGGACACCGAGGGTGGCGAAGAAGAGCCCAGCAAG ACCCAGCCCGGGATGGAGAGCGACCCCTACGAAGCAGAGGACTTTGTGTGTGACTACCACCTGGAGATGCTGAGCCTGTCCCAGGACCAGCAGAACCCCTCCTGCATCCAGTTTGATGACTCCAACTGGCAGCTGCACCTCACCTCCCTCAAACCCCTGGGCCTCAACGTGCTGCTGAATCTGTGTAATGCCAGCGTCACCGAGCGCCTGTGCCGATTCTCCGACCACCTGTGCAACATCGCCCTGCAAGAGAGCCACAGTGCCGTGCTGCCCGTGCATGTGCCCTGGGGCCTCTGCGAGCTTGCCCGCCTCATTG GCTTCACTCCTGGGGCCAAGGAGCTCTTCAAGCAGGAGAACCACCTGGCGCTGTACCGCCTCCCCAGTGCTGAGACAATGAAGGAGACATCCCTGGGGCGGCTCTCCTGTGTCACCAAGCGGCGGCCTCCCCTCAGCCACATGATCAGCCTCTTCATTAAAGACACCACCACCA GCACAGAGCAGATGCTGTCCCATGGCACCGCTGATGTGGTCTTAGAAGCCTGCACAGACTTCTGGGACGGAGCTGACATCTACCCTCTCTCGGGATCTGACAG AAAGAAAGTGCTGGACTTCTACCAGCGAGCCTGCCTGTCTGGGTATTGCTCTGCCTTCGCCTACAAGCCCATGAACTGCGCCCTGTCCTCTCAGCTCAATGGCAAGTGCATCGAGCTGGTACAGGTGCCTGGCCAAAGCAGCATCTTCACCATGTGCGAGCTGCCCAGCACCATCCCCATCAAGCAGAGCGCCCGCCGCAGCAGCTGGAGCTCTGACG AAGGGATCGGGGAGGTGCTGGAGAAGGAAGACTGCATGCAGGCCCTGAGCGGCCAGATCTTCATGGGCATGGTGTCCTCCCAGTACCAGGCCCGGCTGGACATCGTACGCCTCATCGACGGGCTCGTCAACGCCTGCATCCGCTTTGTCTACTTCTCTTTGGAGGATGAGCTCAAAAGCAAG GTATTTGCAGAAAAAATGGGCCTGGAGACAGGCTGGAACTGCCACATCTCCCTCACGCCCAATGGTGACATGCCTGGCTCCGAGATCCccccctccagccccagccatgCAGGCTCCCTACACGATGACCTGAATCAGG TGTCCCGAGACGATGCAGAAGGGCTCCTCCTCATGGAGGAGGAGGGCCACTCCGACCTCATCAGCTTCCAGCCTACGGACAGCGACATCCCCAGCTTCCTGGAGGACTCCAACCGG GCTAAGCTGCCCCGGGGTATCCACCAAGTGCGGCCCCACCTGCAGAACATTGACAACGTGCCCCTGCTAGTGCCCCTCTTCACCGACTGTACCCCGGAGA CCATGTGTGAGATGATAAAGATCATGCAAGAGTACGGGGAGGTGACCTGCTGCCTGGGCAGCTCTGCCAACCTGCGGAACAGCTGCCTCTTCCTCCAGAGTGACATCAG CATTGCCCTGGATCCCCTGTACCCATCCCGTTGCTCCTGGGAGACCTTTGGCTACGCCACTAGCACCAGCATGGCCCAGGCCTCGGATGGCCTTTCTCCCCTGCAGCTGTCAGGGCAGCTCAACAGCCTGCCCTGCTCCCTGACCTTTCGCCAGGAGGAGACCATCAGCATCATCCGGCTTATCGAACAG GCTCGGCACGCCACCTATGGCATCCGTAAGTGCTTCCTCTTCCTGCTGCAGTGCCAGCTGACTCTCGTGGTCATCCAG TTCCTTTCTTGCCTGGTCCAGCTGCCGCCACTCCTGAGTACCACTGACATCCTGTGGCTGTCCTGCTTTTGCTACCCTCTGCTCAG CATCTCTCTGCTGGGGAAGCCCCCCCATAGCTCCATCATGTCTATGGCAACAGGAAAAAACCTCCAGTCCATTCCCAAGAAG ACCCAGCACTACTTCCTGCTCTGCTTCCTGCTCAAGTTCAGCCTCACCATCAGCTCGTGCCTCATCTGCTTTGGCTTCACACTGCAGAGCTTCTGTGATAGCTCCCGGGCCCGCAACCTCACCAACTGCTCCTCCATCATGCTGCCCAG CAACGACGACAGGGCTCCAGCCTGGTTTGAGGACTTTGCCAACGGACTGCTGTCGGCTCAGAAGCTCACGGCCGCCCTGATTGTTCTGCACACTG TCTTCATTTCCATCACCCATGTGCATCGCACCAAGCCCCTGTGGAGAAAGAGCCCCTTGACCAACCTCTGGTGGGCCGTGACAGTGCCTGTGGT GCTGCTGGGTCAGGTGGTCCAGACGGCCGTGGACCTGCAGCTCTGGACGCACAGGGACAGCCATGTCCACTTTGGCCTGGAGGACGTGCCCTTGCTGACATGGCTCCTGGGCTGCCTGTCCCTGGTCCTTGTGGTGGTGACCAATGAGATCGTGAAGCTACATGAGATTCG GGTCCGAGTCCGCTACCAGAAGCGACAGAAGCTGCAGTTTGAAACTAAGCTAGGCATGAACTCTCCCTTCTGA